ACCGACATCGAGGACCTGGTCGAGGGCCTGGTGGACCTGGCCTTCCCGGTCCGCCGGTCGCGGTCATACTCGGCCTGATGCGCATCGCCATCGGCTCCGACCACGCCGGCTACGACCTCAAGGCCCACCTGGTGGCCTTCCTGCGCGACGCCGGCCACGACGTCGTGGACGCCGGGACCGACTCGGCCGAGTCGGTCGACTACCCGGCCTACTGCGCCGCGGTGGCCCGGGCCGTGGCCGCCGGCGCCGTCGACCGGGGCATCGTCATGGGTGGCTCCGGCCAGGGCGAGCAGCTGGCCGCCAACGCGGTGCGGGGCGTGCGGGCCGCCCTGTGCAACGACCTGTTCACCGCCCGCCTGAGCCGCCTCCACAACGACGCCAACGTGCTGTCGATCGGGGGCCGGGTGGTGGGCACGGCGCTGGCCGAGGAGATCGCCACCACCTGGCTGGCCACCGAGTTCGAGGGCGACCGCCACGTGCGCCGGGTGGAGCAGCTGGCCGAGCTGGCCTCCCTGTCCGACGTCCCCGACGCCCAGGACGCCCTCATCGACCGCCTGGCCCCCGGCGCCACCGCCCGGGCCCGGGGCGAGGGCTCGCCGGCGCCCGACCCCACCTACCCGTAGCCCCCCTCCCCCTCCCCCTCCCCCTCCCCCTCGCCCGTCGGCCCGGCCGACGACGTCCCGCCCCTCCCGAGGAGACCCCGATGCCCTGGCCCCCCGTCGACGACACCGAGCTCTCGTCCATCGTCCAGGCCGAGGTCGACCGCCAGAACAGCACCCTCCAGCTCATCGCCTCGGAGAACTTCACGTCCCCGGCCGTGCTGCGGGCCACCGGGTCGGTCCTCACCAACAAGTACAGCGAGGGCTACCCCGGCAAGCGCTACTACGGCGGCAACGAGGTCATCGACCGGGCCGAGGAGCTGGCCCGCGACCGGGTCAAGGCCCTGTTCGGCGCCGAGCACGCCAACGTCCAACCCCACTCCGGGGCCAACGCCAACATGGCCGTCTACCTGGCCATGCTCCAGCCCGGTGACGCGGTGCTGGGCCTCCGGCTGGATCAGGGCGGCCACCTCACCCACGGCTCGCCGGTGAACGCCAGCGGCATCCTCTACCGCTTCGCCTCCTACGGGGTCACCGCCTCCGACGAGCGCATCGACTTCGACCAGGTGCGGGACCTGGCCAAGCAGCACCAGCCCAAGATCATCGTGGCCGGGGCCACCGCCTACCCCCGGATCATCGACCCGGTGCCGTTCCGGGAGATCGCGGAGGAGGTCGGGGCCCTGTTCATGTTCGACGCCGCCCACGTGGCCGGGCTCATCGCCGGCGGGGTCCACCCCAACCCGGTGCCCCACGCCGACATCGTCACCTTCACCACCCACAAGACCCTGCGGGGCCCCCGGGGCGGCTGCATCCTGAGCCGGGCCGAGCACGCCGCGGCCATCGACAAGGCCGTGTTCCCGGGCTCGCAGGGCGG
The Acidimicrobiales bacterium DNA segment above includes these coding regions:
- the rpiB gene encoding ribose 5-phosphate isomerase B, which translates into the protein MRIAIGSDHAGYDLKAHLVAFLRDAGHDVVDAGTDSAESVDYPAYCAAVARAVAAGAVDRGIVMGGSGQGEQLAANAVRGVRAALCNDLFTARLSRLHNDANVLSIGGRVVGTALAEEIATTWLATEFEGDRHVRRVEQLAELASLSDVPDAQDALIDRLAPGATARARGEGSPAPDPTYP
- the glyA gene encoding serine hydroxymethyltransferase, whose amino-acid sequence is MPWPPVDDTELSSIVQAEVDRQNSTLQLIASENFTSPAVLRATGSVLTNKYSEGYPGKRYYGGNEVIDRAEELARDRVKALFGAEHANVQPHSGANANMAVYLAMLQPGDAVLGLRLDQGGHLTHGSPVNASGILYRFASYGVTASDERIDFDQVRDLAKQHQPKIIVAGATAYPRIIDPVPFREIAEEVGALFMFDAAHVAGLIAGGVHPNPVPHADIVTFTTHKTLRGPRGGCILSRAEHAAAIDKAVFPGSQGGPLDHVIAAKAVAFAEAAHPSFSDYAAAVVANATALAQRLAGHGLRLVSGGTDNHLMLVDLRSLDPELSGKKARLALDRAGISLNENTVPDDPRPPYITSGLRIGTPAVTTQGMGPEEMATVGDLIHRVLVGRDDEAELAAARAEVQALCSRFAPYPDLAAG